A part of Sediminispirochaeta bajacaliforniensis DSM 16054 genomic DNA contains:
- a CDS encoding STAS domain-containing protein: MDFSVNVEYLDETHALIVLQGRLNAVHAADVKKQIKDSVVEKRNLIILDLNGVEFMDSSGLAALVTGLKTTRDAAGYLRLLGANKQVLSVLKLTRLDRVFELYDDLDAARGAS, encoded by the coding sequence ATGGATTTTTCAGTTAATGTTGAATACCTGGATGAGACACATGCCCTCATTGTTTTGCAGGGACGGCTTAATGCCGTTCATGCGGCGGATGTCAAGAAACAAATTAAGGATTCCGTTGTCGAAAAGAGAAACCTGATTATTCTTGATCTGAATGGTGTTGAGTTCATGGATAGTTCTGGTTTGGCGGCTTTGGTTACCGGACTCAAAACGACCCGTGATGCGGCCGGCTATCTCCGCCTTTTGGGCGCAAATAAACAGGTTTTGTCGGTTCTGAAGCTGACACGTCTGGATCGGGTTTTTGAGCTCTATGATGATCTTGATGCAGCCAGAGGGGCATCGTAG
- a CDS encoding ABC transporter ATP-binding protein: MIEGKNMEERSAVDVDGLTRRFGDFIAVNGISFQVAKGEIFGFLGANGAGKTTTIRMLCGLLSPTGGSGRVAGFDISSEYEKIKERIGYMSQKFSLYEDLTVMENIEFYGGIYGLGRNEVIERSRELFAIIGLNEHADQLAASLPMGWKQRMALCASLLHDPDIIFLDEPTSGVDPVARRSFWLLIYQLAETGKTVFVTTHYMDEAEYCNRLAIMKQGEIIELSGPQELKKRYGVRSMQEVFLEAVREEKI; encoded by the coding sequence ATGATAGAGGGAAAAAACATGGAGGAAAGATCCGCCGTCGATGTCGACGGGCTGACACGTCGCTTCGGCGATTTTATTGCGGTAAATGGAATTTCCTTCCAGGTTGCGAAGGGAGAAATCTTCGGATTTCTCGGTGCGAACGGCGCAGGCAAGACAACGACCATTCGTATGCTTTGCGGCTTACTCTCGCCCACCGGCGGAAGCGGAAGGGTAGCCGGTTTCGATATCAGCAGTGAATACGAGAAGATAAAGGAACGTATCGGCTACATGAGCCAAAAATTCAGCCTATACGAAGACCTCACGGTCATGGAGAATATCGAATTCTACGGTGGAATCTACGGCCTCGGCCGCAATGAAGTGATCGAACGGAGCAGAGAACTTTTCGCGATTATCGGCCTTAACGAACATGCGGACCAACTGGCAGCCTCCCTTCCCATGGGATGGAAGCAACGCATGGCATTGTGCGCCAGCCTGCTTCATGATCCGGACATCATTTTCCTCGACGAGCCGACAAGCGGTGTCGATCCCGTGGCACGGCGTAGTTTTTGGCTGCTCATCTATCAGCTTGCGGAAACGGGTAAGACAGTATTCGTCACCACACACTATATGGATGAGGCGGAGTATTGTAATCGCCTGGCGATCATGAAACAGGGTGAGATTATCGAATTGTCGGGCCCGCAGGAGTTGAAGAAACGCTACGGAGTACGCTCCATGCAGGAAGTATTTCTCGAAGCCGTACGGGAGGAAAAGATATGA
- a CDS encoding TolC family protein codes for MRYRPPVSIVLIGIFFCTAITSFAQTPQEAIDLALAHDNDIAAARAGTVAAEYGAQAAAYDRLPQLSLGSSYQYRAPDNELDLTLPTGSTTMNLSRKHNMELSAGLHWLLFSGFAVESNIEQQRLQSLLADNALQSTELDVAFKTISAYRNVQATQLQHSSLASGRERARIQFEQVEHLREQGMANEVDLLSLKLALLDYDRQLMETAANIDNARLTLETLTGSKTFTVRQPLAQLPSLVVPELHIEQLYQMQAFRIRQEMARNQQRLTASAQLPTFSVDSLLHYGKPGTNSVEDEWMFYGTIGLSLNWSCNWGGNRLASAGARAAVTQADANSRAVRQQLEQMYKEEVRRYISMDSELAILKQAFDVTSKKMEIIQVQYKEGMASVTDFNDANLALTQAELRYRSQILAILLELNRIEMLSGKPIEQWSVSQ; via the coding sequence ATGCGATACAGACCGCCTGTTTCAATAGTACTTATCGGCATCTTTTTTTGTACCGCTATTACAAGTTTTGCCCAGACACCACAAGAAGCGATTGATCTTGCCCTTGCGCATGATAACGATATTGCGGCCGCTCGGGCAGGCACGGTAGCAGCCGAATACGGAGCACAGGCAGCTGCTTACGACCGTCTCCCACAGCTGAGCCTCGGCAGCAGCTATCAATACAGGGCCCCGGACAATGAACTCGATCTTACTCTGCCTACAGGCAGTACGACGATGAACCTTTCCCGGAAACACAATATGGAACTATCGGCAGGCCTTCACTGGCTTCTTTTTTCCGGTTTTGCCGTAGAATCGAACATCGAACAGCAGAGGTTGCAAAGCCTGCTTGCCGACAATGCCCTGCAATCGACGGAACTCGATGTTGCCTTCAAAACGATAAGCGCCTACCGAAATGTTCAGGCTACCCAGTTACAGCACAGCTCCCTTGCCTCTGGAAGAGAGCGGGCAAGAATTCAGTTTGAGCAGGTGGAACATCTGAGGGAGCAAGGTATGGCAAACGAAGTCGATCTGCTATCCCTCAAATTGGCGCTTTTAGACTACGACCGCCAGCTTATGGAAACCGCTGCAAACATCGACAATGCCCGCCTGACCCTTGAAACGCTGACAGGCAGCAAGACATTCACCGTCCGACAGCCTCTCGCACAGCTCCCTTCTCTGGTGGTTCCAGAACTGCACATCGAACAGCTGTATCAGATGCAGGCGTTTCGCATCCGCCAGGAGATGGCGAGAAACCAGCAACGGCTCACAGCGTCAGCGCAGCTACCCACATTTTCGGTGGATTCCCTACTCCACTATGGAAAACCAGGAACGAACTCCGTCGAAGACGAGTGGATGTTCTACGGCACAATAGGACTTTCGCTAAACTGGTCGTGCAACTGGGGAGGCAACAGGCTTGCATCGGCCGGTGCAAGAGCGGCAGTAACCCAGGCTGATGCAAATAGCCGGGCAGTCAGGCAACAGTTGGAGCAGATGTACAAAGAGGAAGTCCGCCGCTACATCAGTATGGACAGTGAGCTCGCCATACTGAAACAAGCCTTTGACGTTACGTCGAAAAAGATGGAGATCATCCAAGTACAATACAAGGAAGGAATGGCCTCGGTAACGGACTTCAACGATGCAAACCTTGCTCTCACCCAGGCTGAACTTCGCTACCGCAGTCAGATCCTTGCAATTCTGCTGGAACTGAATCGTATCGAGATGTTAAGCGGAAAACCAATCGAACAATGGAGCGTTTCACAATGA
- a CDS encoding ABC transporter ATP-binding protein: MYTSEKEATAALEARAVSKGYGAIKALSRVSFSVKKSTIFGLIGPDGGGKTTLIRAFVSLLTLDEGELYFQGRRVNKSADFVRSHVGYMPQRFSLYQDLSVEENLRFFGRLFGVERSDLEKRIQRLYEFSGLGSFTKRRAGALSGGMKQKLALSCMLVHAPEIIILDEPTFGVDPVSRNDFWAILTSLRDEGTTILVSTAYMDEAYLCDMVGLMFGGKLLAVDEPNRLKSYYEVPLYRAEGAKAHQIYRFLDESGLCDQCNLFGDGVHFTLKKAEDSKHIETLIQSTPYTLDNIVRIEPGIEDLFLLLMETKGRYT, encoded by the coding sequence ATGTATACCTCTGAAAAAGAAGCAACGGCCGCCCTCGAAGCCCGGGCCGTTTCAAAAGGGTACGGAGCGATCAAGGCACTCAGCAGGGTCTCCTTTTCCGTAAAAAAAAGCACAATCTTCGGTCTGATCGGCCCGGACGGAGGGGGAAAGACCACCCTCATACGTGCATTCGTCTCTTTACTCACCCTGGACGAAGGCGAACTCTACTTTCAGGGAAGGAGGGTGAATAAAAGTGCCGACTTCGTCCGATCTCATGTCGGTTACATGCCGCAGCGTTTCAGCCTTTATCAGGATCTGAGCGTGGAGGAAAATCTGCGCTTCTTCGGCCGGCTTTTCGGAGTCGAACGGAGCGATCTTGAAAAACGTATTCAAAGACTGTACGAATTTTCCGGCCTCGGGAGTTTCACGAAACGCAGGGCCGGCGCCCTCTCCGGCGGAATGAAACAAAAGCTCGCCCTCTCCTGCATGCTGGTTCATGCTCCGGAGATTATCATTCTTGATGAGCCGACCTTCGGCGTCGACCCTGTTTCGCGAAACGATTTCTGGGCGATCCTTACCTCGCTACGCGATGAGGGTACGACTATCCTTGTCAGTACCGCATACATGGACGAGGCCTATCTTTGCGACATGGTGGGCCTGATGTTCGGCGGAAAGCTTCTGGCTGTCGATGAACCGAATAGGCTCAAATCCTATTACGAGGTTCCCCTCTACCGTGCAGAAGGAGCTAAAGCACATCAAATCTACCGGTTTCTCGACGAAAGCGGTCTCTGCGACCAGTGTAATCTATTCGGCGACGGTGTTCACTTTACCTTGAAGAAGGCAGAAGATTCGAAGCATATCGAAACGCTCATCCAAAGCACTCCGTATACACTCGACAATATCGTTCGGATAGAACCGGGGATTGAGGACCTGTTTCTCCTCCTTATGGAAACGAAAGGAAGGTATACATGA
- the glgX gene encoding glycogen debranching protein GlgX, with translation MELSTDKKQRTIEPGHPLPLGAYITGRGAQFSIFSRNATAVRLLLFDEADDTNPSETYQLDPKQNKTGDIWHIHIHGLRTGQFYLYQIDGPFEPERGHRFDPEALIIDPYAKAIAQERPWVEWRRELTPKCVVVNDYFDWQGDKPLNYPLRDCIIYEAHVGGLTRHRSASSAAPGSYKAVIEKIPYFKELGITSIEFLPVHEFNPREFSRYNPVNEALLTNYWGYSTVGFFAPTCGYSSSGCEGDQVHEFKEMVRELHKAGIEVILDIVFNHTAEGNKEGPTFSFRGLDNSIYYILTPDRKGYMNYSGCGNTMNCNHPIVRSLILDCLHYWVMEMHVDGFRFDLGSILGRDGSGKLLENPPIIERIAEDPVLRDTKIIAEAWDAAGTYQVGSFPGGRWAEWNDRFRDDVRRFWLDEPGMISALAMRFSGSSDLYRKTGRKPFHSINFITSHDGFTLNDLVSYNTKHNEMNGEENRDGNNANLSYNHGIEGPSDDPEIEAERNRTVKNFLATLLLATGTPMLLGGDEFRRTQQGNNNAYCQDNEISWFDWELLQRHGDVFRFCKELIKFRRRHPAFKRFDFFSGKDISSNGLMDISWYNEWCKAVEWNRKENRLAILIDGSKAEIQADKDDNDFYLMFNATGEDTRFTLAPPPSCKIWRRKIDTAEDVDILEMGTSLLLSDQGSYMVKARSVVVLVSDPTE, from the coding sequence ATGGAGTTATCAACTGATAAGAAACAGCGGACCATCGAACCGGGGCATCCCCTGCCCCTCGGGGCCTACATTACGGGGCGGGGGGCACAGTTCAGCATTTTCTCACGTAATGCTACGGCGGTACGTCTTCTGCTCTTCGACGAGGCTGATGACACAAACCCTTCGGAAACATATCAGCTTGATCCGAAACAAAACAAGACCGGGGATATCTGGCATATCCATATACACGGACTAAGAACAGGTCAGTTCTACCTTTATCAAATCGACGGCCCTTTTGAACCCGAAAGGGGCCATCGCTTTGATCCGGAGGCCCTTATCATAGATCCTTATGCAAAGGCAATTGCACAAGAAAGGCCGTGGGTTGAGTGGCGGCGGGAGTTGACGCCCAAATGCGTGGTGGTGAACGACTATTTTGATTGGCAGGGAGACAAACCTCTCAACTATCCATTGCGTGACTGCATCATCTATGAGGCACATGTTGGAGGATTGACCCGTCATCGTTCTGCATCATCCGCCGCTCCCGGCAGCTACAAGGCCGTTATCGAAAAGATTCCCTATTTCAAAGAACTGGGAATCACCAGCATAGAATTCCTTCCGGTCCATGAGTTCAACCCGCGGGAGTTTTCCCGGTACAATCCCGTCAACGAAGCGTTGCTCACAAACTACTGGGGCTACAGCACCGTAGGTTTCTTCGCGCCGACCTGCGGTTACTCATCTTCCGGCTGCGAGGGAGATCAGGTTCATGAGTTCAAGGAGATGGTGCGGGAGCTGCACAAGGCGGGGATAGAAGTGATCCTCGACATTGTTTTCAATCATACCGCAGAAGGCAATAAAGAGGGGCCGACCTTCTCCTTTCGGGGACTGGACAACAGCATCTACTATATTCTTACCCCGGACCGCAAGGGCTATATGAACTACTCGGGCTGCGGGAATACCATGAATTGCAACCACCCGATTGTCCGATCGTTGATTCTCGACTGCCTCCACTACTGGGTCATGGAGATGCATGTGGACGGCTTCCGTTTCGATTTGGGGTCGATCCTCGGCAGGGACGGCAGCGGCAAACTCCTCGAAAACCCTCCCATCATTGAACGGATAGCAGAGGACCCGGTGCTCAGGGACACCAAGATCATTGCAGAGGCATGGGATGCCGCAGGGACCTACCAGGTCGGAAGTTTTCCCGGCGGGCGATGGGCGGAGTGGAACGATCGTTTTCGGGATGATGTCCGCCGCTTCTGGCTCGACGAGCCCGGCATGATCTCCGCTCTGGCCATGCGTTTCTCTGGGAGTTCGGATCTGTACAGAAAAACAGGGAGAAAACCTTTCCATAGCATCAACTTCATCACTTCCCACGACGGTTTCACCCTGAATGATCTGGTCAGCTACAATACAAAGCATAACGAGATGAACGGAGAAGAAAATCGGGACGGTAACAATGCAAACCTTTCCTACAACCACGGCATAGAGGGACCAAGCGACGACCCGGAGATCGAAGCAGAACGAAACCGTACGGTGAAGAACTTCCTTGCGACCCTGCTTCTTGCAACGGGAACACCAATGCTGCTGGGAGGAGATGAGTTTCGACGCACCCAACAGGGCAACAACAATGCCTACTGCCAGGATAATGAAATTTCCTGGTTCGACTGGGAACTTCTGCAACGCCATGGGGATGTATTCAGATTTTGTAAGGAGCTGATCAAATTCCGCCGACGACACCCCGCATTTAAACGCTTCGACTTTTTCTCCGGTAAGGATATCAGCAGTAATGGACTCATGGATATTTCCTGGTACAATGAATGGTGTAAGGCGGTGGAGTGGAACAGAAAAGAAAATCGTCTGGCGATTCTCATTGACGGGAGCAAGGCCGAAATACAGGCAGACAAGGACGACAACGATTTTTACCTCATGTTCAACGCTACAGGTGAGGACACCCGCTTTACCCTGGCCCCTCCCCCATCCTGCAAGATCTGGCGTCGAAAAATCGACACCGCCGAGGACGTCGACATCCTCGAAATGGGAACAAGTCTACTTCTCAGCGACCAAGGCAGCTATATGGTAAAGGCACGCTCCGTCGTGGTCCTTGTATCCGACCCAACAGAGTGA
- a CDS encoding glycosyltransferase family 2 protein: MKSDGARFWGCFAPSDDPRRIKTRVLGFRVLAAATIVLAFNYIIWRYTKSLNLNALWFAIPMVVAETYGIIESFLFIFMIWKPASRRTPTALATGSVDVFIVTYDEPVELLRMTAEAAMNIRWRDKSVFILDDGNRPAMARLADELGCSYITRGSEWESKPRHAKAGNINNALLQTSGEYILILDADQIPAPLIVEHTIGYFSDPEIAFVQTPQYFYNIPPGDPFGSDAPLFYGPIQQGKDGRNAAFFCGSNALLRREALLQLGLTGFVQEMEEQMEEGIARLRKSVRKINTSTKSQKEARAILKEGLKRAEQLIKTGSPLEHASDQVRKALRDAEKVMTASDVGEIALMLREMAEQGDQAAMEAYTQLIASQEDLFTSTEEEQPGARMGFSVSDLESINLTRSEEAIPIQSLVTISVTEDMATAMRLHSLGWKSIFHSEILAYGLAPEDLESSLKQRLRWAQGTIQVFFKENPFRIKGLSFTQRLMYFATMYSYFSGFFTIILLLAPAVYLFTAIPPVTSWSWEFLAHLLPFFILNKLLFRYLSWGIPVHRGEQYNLGLFPIFIKATLTALFKKNLSFIVTPKNRQRRHGGLNLVIPQLGVILVTAMAMVYGTFSYVNGSALTIGGLLINCGWGLYNIYMLSAIVYAAVYKAPEGWEAHPPASLFPGDYNKHKE, from the coding sequence ATGAAATCGGATGGCGCGCGCTTTTGGGGCTGTTTTGCTCCTTCGGACGATCCCCGAAGAATAAAGACACGGGTACTGGGATTCCGTGTACTTGCAGCAGCTACTATTGTCCTTGCTTTTAACTACATCATTTGGCGTTATACGAAGAGCCTCAATCTTAACGCCCTTTGGTTTGCTATTCCCATGGTAGTTGCCGAAACCTATGGAATCATAGAGAGCTTTCTTTTCATTTTTATGATCTGGAAGCCTGCAAGCCGCCGGACCCCAACTGCTCTTGCGACAGGCTCGGTCGATGTTTTTATCGTGACCTATGATGAGCCTGTGGAATTGCTTCGGATGACGGCAGAGGCCGCCATGAATATCCGCTGGCGTGATAAGTCGGTCTTCATCCTGGATGACGGAAACCGACCGGCCATGGCAAGGCTTGCCGACGAGCTTGGCTGCTCCTATATTACTCGTGGTAGTGAGTGGGAAAGCAAGCCACGTCACGCAAAGGCCGGGAACATCAATAATGCCCTGCTGCAAACCTCCGGGGAATATATCCTGATTCTTGATGCCGATCAGATTCCTGCTCCTCTCATCGTGGAGCACACCATCGGTTATTTTTCGGATCCGGAAATCGCATTTGTCCAGACACCTCAGTATTTTTACAATATCCCTCCGGGGGATCCTTTCGGTAGTGATGCTCCGCTTTTTTACGGCCCGATCCAGCAGGGCAAGGATGGAAGAAATGCCGCCTTTTTTTGCGGTTCGAATGCACTACTCAGGAGGGAAGCCCTGCTCCAGCTTGGTCTGACCGGCTTTGTTCAGGAAATGGAAGAACAGATGGAAGAGGGCATAGCACGGCTTCGAAAAAGTGTGCGAAAGATTAATACCTCCACGAAAAGTCAGAAAGAAGCCAGAGCTATTCTCAAAGAGGGCTTGAAAAGGGCTGAGCAATTAATTAAAACGGGCTCTCCCCTTGAGCACGCCAGCGATCAGGTGCGGAAGGCCCTTCGGGATGCCGAGAAGGTGATGACTGCCTCCGATGTAGGGGAGATAGCCCTGATGTTACGTGAGATGGCGGAGCAGGGGGACCAGGCGGCCATGGAGGCCTATACTCAACTTATCGCGAGTCAGGAGGATCTATTCACAAGTACGGAGGAAGAGCAGCCGGGAGCAAGGATGGGATTCTCCGTTAGTGACTTGGAGAGCATCAATCTAACCCGTTCCGAAGAGGCCATACCCATCCAGTCGCTGGTAACCATCAGTGTGACTGAAGATATGGCAACGGCAATGCGGCTTCATTCCCTCGGTTGGAAAAGCATCTTCCACTCGGAAATTCTTGCCTACGGCTTAGCTCCGGAGGATCTCGAGAGTTCTCTCAAACAACGGCTTCGCTGGGCCCAGGGGACAATCCAGGTCTTTTTCAAGGAAAACCCGTTTCGTATCAAAGGGCTCAGCTTTACTCAGCGTTTAATGTACTTTGCCACCATGTATTCATATTTCAGTGGCTTCTTTACTATTATCCTGCTTCTTGCTCCTGCTGTGTACCTCTTTACCGCTATTCCCCCTGTTACCTCCTGGTCCTGGGAATTTCTTGCCCACTTACTGCCGTTTTTTATTCTGAATAAGCTGCTCTTTCGTTATCTGTCCTGGGGAATCCCTGTGCATCGAGGAGAGCAGTACAATCTCGGCCTCTTCCCTATTTTCATTAAAGCGACGTTGACAGCCCTTTTTAAAAAGAATTTGTCTTTTATCGTCACTCCGAAAAATCGACAGCGCCGACATGGCGGACTCAATCTTGTCATCCCTCAATTGGGGGTCATACTTGTCACGGCCATGGCCATGGTTTACGGCACGTTTTCTTATGTGAATGGTTCGGCGCTTACTATCGGAGGTTTACTGATTAATTGTGGATGGGGACTCTACAACATCTATATGCTTTCTGCCATTGTCTATGCCGCCGTATATAAAGCGCCGGAGGGATGGGAAGCTCATCCTCCTGCTTCGCTTTTTCCAGGCGACTATAATAAACATAAGGAGTAA
- a CDS encoding HlyD family secretion protein, with protein sequence MIIQASKRILAVLLPLMLIAGCGNGNEEQSFSGQTDSDTIVLSSQSAGIITSVLVDEGTSVEKGDLLAEIDTERLELQRQQQAAQLDGIEARIQAALSQIDQAKKELSLSEETLAKTEKLLPQGGATQQRRDELATQVGVGRSKIRGLEANYDLLQAQKKELLAGMKLTDIAIRDSSISAPIDGVVLNRFHEAGELAATGTPLFELADLSSLTVKIYVPLAQLPALRIGSEVSIMVTGSEERLTGKVEQIADESEFTPKTILTKETRETLVYEVKISVPNPGGLLKIGMPVDVYL encoded by the coding sequence ATGATCATACAGGCTTCAAAGCGAATACTTGCCGTCCTCTTGCCCCTGATGCTTATAGCCGGCTGTGGGAACGGAAATGAAGAACAGAGTTTTAGCGGACAGACCGACAGCGACACGATTGTACTCTCCTCCCAGAGTGCGGGTATCATTACATCGGTCCTCGTCGACGAAGGCACCAGCGTCGAAAAGGGGGATCTCCTTGCCGAGATCGACACCGAAAGGTTGGAGCTGCAGCGCCAGCAGCAGGCTGCCCAGCTCGACGGTATCGAGGCCCGAATACAGGCCGCCCTCTCCCAGATCGATCAAGCCAAGAAGGAACTATCACTCAGCGAGGAGACCCTTGCCAAAACCGAAAAGCTTCTGCCGCAGGGAGGAGCAACTCAGCAGAGAAGGGACGAGCTGGCCACCCAGGTAGGGGTCGGCAGGTCGAAAATAAGGGGACTTGAGGCAAACTACGACCTGCTGCAGGCACAGAAGAAAGAACTTCTTGCCGGCATGAAACTCACCGACATAGCCATCCGCGACTCGTCGATAAGCGCCCCCATAGACGGAGTGGTCCTGAATCGTTTTCATGAAGCAGGAGAGCTGGCCGCCACAGGAACTCCCCTTTTCGAACTTGCCGATCTCTCCTCGCTTACCGTCAAGATCTATGTCCCCCTTGCCCAGCTGCCGGCGCTTCGCATCGGAAGCGAGGTTTCGATCATGGTGACGGGAAGCGAAGAAAGGTTGACGGGCAAGGTCGAACAGATAGCCGACGAGTCGGAATTCACCCCAAAGACGATTCTTACCAAGGAAACCCGCGAAACCCTGGTCTACGAGGTAAAGATTAGTGTTCCGAATCCTGGTGGTCTGCTAAAGATAGGAATGCCGGTAGATGTATACCTCTGA
- a CDS encoding ABC transporter permease — MKSSIPAIVGKEIVHILRDKQSLFMVLTMPVLMLLLYGYAITLDMQRITIMVIDNSGTPQSRELIRHVSSTDFFRISKVDSGIHDINTLFQSRMALCVLFIPGDYAESIISGRQADLQLVIDASDPNAASFIQNYMGKVTSEEMIRRNGTEAGLFSVEPRIFYNPDMRSAPFFIPGLIALILILISALLTSIAIVREKESGTMEQLLVSPVKPSQIIIGKVLPYTLLGFVDGVVILVLGSLLFDVPIQGSFLLVACMMVIYVVTGLSLGILVSTISQSQSVAMLAAITLTILPSMLMSGFIFPISSMPRAFQYFSRIVPATYFIEIIRGIVLKGNGIAQIYRQAAVLLGIDIFLITVSIRAFRIRLE, encoded by the coding sequence ATGAAGAGTTCGATTCCGGCGATCGTCGGGAAGGAGATTGTCCACATCCTCAGGGACAAGCAAAGTCTTTTTATGGTTCTTACCATGCCTGTCCTCATGTTGCTGCTGTACGGCTACGCCATCACCCTCGACATGCAACGTATCACTATCATGGTCATCGACAATTCCGGCACGCCGCAGAGCCGGGAGCTGATCCGCCACGTTTCTTCAACCGATTTCTTCCGGATAAGCAAGGTGGACAGCGGCATTCACGACATCAATACCCTGTTTCAAAGCAGGATGGCCCTGTGTGTTCTTTTTATCCCCGGCGATTACGCCGAAAGCATAATTTCAGGTCGACAGGCAGACCTTCAACTCGTGATCGATGCAAGCGATCCCAATGCGGCGAGCTTCATCCAGAATTATATGGGAAAGGTGACCTCAGAGGAGATGATAAGGCGTAACGGAACAGAGGCCGGACTCTTTTCCGTAGAGCCGAGGATCTTCTACAACCCGGATATGCGGTCGGCACCATTCTTCATTCCCGGACTTATCGCCCTCATCCTTATCCTGATAAGCGCCCTTCTGACAAGCATCGCCATTGTACGGGAAAAGGAGAGCGGAACCATGGAGCAGCTTTTGGTCAGCCCGGTAAAGCCGTCCCAGATCATCATCGGTAAGGTCCTCCCCTATACCCTCCTCGGCTTTGTCGACGGGGTAGTTATCCTGGTTCTCGGCAGCCTCCTTTTCGATGTTCCGATTCAGGGGTCCTTCCTTCTTGTCGCCTGTATGATGGTGATCTATGTCGTAACTGGACTCAGTCTCGGCATACTGGTATCGACGATCTCCCAAAGTCAATCGGTGGCGATGCTTGCGGCCATCACCCTGACCATCCTTCCTTCCATGCTGATGAGCGGATTTATCTTTCCCATCAGCAGCATGCCCCGGGCATTTCAATACTTCAGCAGGATCGTACCGGCAACCTATTTTATCGAGATCATTCGGGGAATCGTTCTGAAGGGAAACGGCATCGCACAAATCTATCGGCAGGCGGCCGTGCTGCTTGGCATAGATATCTTTCTCATCACGGTAAGTATCAGAGCATTTCGAATTCGCTTGGAGTAG
- a CDS encoding ABC transporter permease gives MRRIIAVVRKEFRQIRRTKAYIGIIFIAPFMQLLIMGSAITNEVKHIPSAVLDLDCSPHSREVIEAFKAVNLFDYLGEVQSRQEATAEMDDGRLKLVLVIPRHFERDLSRGIRPGIQVLIDGVDGNSAGISLGYINSVLAKVQHDWVLHTAGQSTASINLIPRMLYNPDLDSTLNFVPGLIGILLVMMTTMLTALNIVREKEIGTLEQLMVTPLEGWQLIIGKIIPFTVLGFLQFTIGVLAARIIFAIPLRGSLPLLYAMVGLFFLSTMGLGIFVSTITQTQQQAMFVAYFIIIFMLLLSGFFVPIQNMPIFVQYLTLVNPLRYFINVLREIYLKATPFRYLWREAAAMGSIGLTLLIGAALRFHKRLG, from the coding sequence ATGAGACGAATCATCGCGGTCGTACGGAAAGAGTTCAGGCAGATCCGCCGAACCAAGGCCTATATCGGCATTATTTTTATCGCACCCTTCATGCAGCTACTGATTATGGGATCGGCCATCACCAATGAGGTAAAACATATTCCTTCAGCGGTTTTGGATCTTGATTGCTCTCCGCACAGCAGAGAGGTGATCGAAGCGTTTAAGGCAGTGAATCTTTTCGATTATCTCGGTGAGGTCCAGTCACGGCAGGAGGCAACAGCAGAGATGGACGATGGACGCCTCAAGCTTGTGCTCGTAATTCCCCGGCACTTCGAGCGTGATCTCTCCAGGGGGATCAGGCCCGGCATTCAGGTCCTTATCGACGGGGTGGACGGCAACTCGGCAGGAATCAGCCTCGGGTATATCAATTCGGTACTTGCAAAGGTCCAACATGATTGGGTACTCCATACAGCAGGACAAAGTACCGCGTCCATCAATCTGATCCCGCGCATGCTCTATAATCCCGATCTCGACAGCACCCTCAACTTCGTTCCCGGTCTCATCGGCATCCTTCTGGTCATGATGACAACCATGCTTACCGCCCTCAATATCGTTCGGGAAAAAGAGATCGGAACACTGGAGCAGCTCATGGTGACCCCGCTGGAAGGGTGGCAGCTGATTATCGGTAAGATCATTCCCTTTACCGTCCTGGGCTTCCTGCAGTTTACCATCGGTGTGCTTGCCGCCCGAATCATCTTCGCAATCCCATTACGCGGCAGCCTGCCCCTCCTCTATGCAATGGTCGGCCTCTTTTTCCTCTCGACCATGGGGCTTGGAATCTTTGTTTCGACCATAACGCAGACCCAACAGCAGGCGATGTTCGTCGCCTATTTCATCATCATTTTTATGCTTCTGCTTTCCGGTTTTTTTGTTCCGATTCAAAACATGCCGATATTCGTCCAGTATCTCACCTTGGTTAATCCCCTGCGCTATTTCATAAACGTCCTTCGGGAAATCTACCTTAAGGCGACCCCCTTCCGTTACCTCTGGCGCGAGGCCGCTGCAATGGGGAGTATAGGGCTTACCCTCCTCATCGGGGCCGCCTTGCGCTTTCATAAGAGGCTGGGGTGA